One stretch of Erythrolamprus reginae isolate rEryReg1 chromosome 7, rEryReg1.hap1, whole genome shotgun sequence DNA includes these proteins:
- the LZTS3 gene encoding leucine zipper putative tumor suppressor 3, protein MAKLETLSVLSDASYHSQESFHAFHPRSADSTSQSSVGSVAHEKDFAVKNLVVTRPQNTNQQLDGTRSSYSLSTRHSGEEKVSGSIYINGDLRKCEKGKSDACGNVAANNEKNLPPPLAQYREANKPPKILPVSGKLDQNTEPLVRPSAFKPVVPKNFHSMQNLCPPQSNGVTTENRKTLNHTHSNSPAPVKSGLEKASLNRTTNPGVGLSDSGRNSLTSLPTYSTGYSQHVGPMSASTSHINRIGTTYCEKNVVGYNGISTSDSGRSSTKSTSSFSRLNHLNETMPFHSPSTDDIIQDLENRLWEKEQEVLQMRRNLDKSETAIYQVFEEKQKIWEREMDELRQNYANKLQQVSKKAQRAQQALQLQIFKVQQEKKKLQDDVAQLLQQREELEKKFMAFKKEQAEFLPKIEETKWEVCQKAGEISLLKQQLKDSQADVSQKLNEIVGLRTQLKEGKSFLREKDEQILTLKDSYGTKSVSLDFCENELQLKMAEVQMLREKLGQCELEASNLKQTLAHLAGGHPNHVPPDLPEKLARDPLACESDEAKMKRQSEENLNALKREVERLQAELKAERQLREQQVSDFEEERCTWQEEKEKVIKYQKQLQLNYVEMYQKNQLLEHKVNEMANKSVGFSHPDEKKTWTPSRLERIESTEI, encoded by the exons ATGGCCAAATTAGAGACCCTTTCCGTCCTGAGTGATGCCAGCTACCACAGCCAGGAGAGCTTCCATGCCTTCCACCCAAGAAGCGCCGACTCCACCTCGCAGAGCAGTGTGGGCAGCGTTGCTCACGAGAAAGACTTTGCCGTGAAGAACTTGGTGGTCACCAGGCCTCAAAACACCAACCAGCAGCTGGACGGGACGCGGAGTAGCTACTCCCTCTCCACGCGTCACTCTGGGGAGGAGAAGGTCTCCGGTTCCATCTACATCAACGGGGACTTGCGCAAGTGCGAGAAGGGAAAGAGCGATGCTTGTGGGAATGTGGCGGCCAACAATGAGAAGAACTTGCCTCCGCCGTTGGCCCAGTACAGAGAAGCCAATAAACCACCAAAGATATTGCCAGTCTCTGGGAAACTGGACCAG aATACTGAGCCTTTAGTTAGACCTTCAGCCTTTAAACCAGTTGTTCCTAAAAACTTCCATTCCATGCAAAACCTTTGTCCGCCACAGAGCAACGGCGTCACCACCGAGAACCGAAAGACTTTAAACCACACGCACAGCAATAGTCCTGCCCCGGTCAAAAGCGGCTTGGAGAAGGCCAGCCTTAACAGGACTACCAACCCTGGAGTTGGTCTCTCCGATTCCGGCCGCAACTCTTTAACCAGCTTGCCCACGTACAGCACGGGCTACAGCCAGCACGTGGGTCCCATGAGCGCGTCCACTAGTCACATCAACCGCATCGGGACCACCTACTGCGAGAAGAACGTTGTGGGATACAACGGGATATCTACCTCAGACAGCGGCCGGTCTTCCACGAAGAGTACTTCTTCCTTCAGCCGACTCAACCATCTCAACGAAACGATGCCTTTCCACTCGCCGTCCACGGACGACATCATCCAAGACTTGGAGAACCGCCTGTGGGAGAAGGAACAGGAAGTCCTCCAGATGAGGCGGAACCTCGACAAGAGCGAGACGGCCATTTATCAAGTCTTCGAGGAGAAACAGAAAATTTGGGAGCGGGAGATGGACGAGCTGCGGCAGAACTACGCCAACAAGCTCCAGCAGGTCTCCAAGAAAGCCCAGCGGGCCCAACAAGCTCTCCAGCTCCAGATCTTTAAGGTCCAGCAGGAGAAGAAGAAGCTCCAAGATGACGTTGCTCAGCTGCTTCAACAGCGAGAGGAGCTGGAGAAGAAATTTATGGCCTTCAAAAAAGAACAGGCCGAGTTCCTTCCCAAGATTGAAGAGACCAAATGGGAG GTGTGCCAAAAGGCAGGCGAGATCTCCCTGCTGAAGCAACAGCTGAAGGATTCCCAGGCCGACGTGTCCCAAAAGCTGAACGAGATCGTCGGACTGCGCACCCAACTCAAAGAAGGCAAGAGCTTCCTGCGGGAGAAAGACGAACAGATCCTGACCCTGAAGGACTCCTACGGCACCAAAAGCGTCAGCCTGGACTTCTGCGAGAACGAACTGCAGCTCAAGATGGCCGAGGTCCAGATGCTGAGGGAGAAACTCGGCCAGTGCGAGCTGGAAGCCTCCAACCTGAAGCAGACCTTGGCTCACCTGGCAGGGGGACACCCCAACCACGTCCCTCCGGACCTTCCCGAGAAGCTGGCAAGGGACCCCTTGGCCTGCGAGAGCGACGAGGCCAAGATGAAACGGCAGAGCGAGGAGAACCTCAATGCCTTGAAGAGGGAAGTGGAGAGGCTGCAGGCGGAGTTGAAAGCGGAGCGCCAGCTGCGGGAACAACAGGTTTCGGACTTCGAGGAGGAGCGCTGTACGtggcaggaggagaaggagaaagtcaTCAAGTACCAGAAGCAGCTGCAGTTGAACTACGTGGAGATGTACCAGAAGAACCAACTCCTGGAGCACAAGGTGAACGAGATGGCCAACAAGTCCGTCGGTTTCTCCCACCCGGATGAGAAGAAAACGTGGACTCCATCCAGACTGGAAAGGATAGAATCCACAGAAATCTAA